A single genomic interval of Oceanithermus profundus DSM 14977 harbors:
- a CDS encoding DUF3467 domain-containing protein, with the protein MSGELRLDIDKETAKGHYSNLAVFSHTPSEFFLDFALVQPQGVAQVVARIITSPQHAKALMRSLADNIRKYEAQYGPIPDLPGGLPKPEGPQA; encoded by the coding sequence GTGAGCGGGGAGCTGCGCCTCGACATCGACAAGGAGACGGCCAAGGGGCACTACAGCAACCTGGCGGTCTTCAGCCACACCCCCAGCGAGTTCTTTCTCGACTTCGCCCTGGTGCAGCCCCAGGGGGTGGCCCAGGTGGTGGCGCGGATCATCACCAGCCCCCAGCACGCCAAGGCGCTGATGCGCTCCCTGGCCGACAACATCCGCAAGTACGAGGCCCAGTACGGCCCCATCCCCGACCTCCCCGGCGGCCTGCCCAAACCCGAAGGTCCGCAGGCCTGA
- a CDS encoding roadblock/LC7 domain-containing protein → MSIQELLEQLAGDEGVKAVALVGEDGFVIESVSKEGAADLDFVGGAATSAMASSRALADHLKKGEVEEVMVEFDEGPMLLEPIQASGATYSLVLLLAGAQNLGRVRFQLKKVRARLQEALA, encoded by the coding sequence ATGTCCATTCAAGAACTGCTCGAGCAACTTGCGGGAGACGAGGGCGTCAAGGCCGTGGCGCTGGTGGGCGAGGACGGCTTCGTGATCGAGAGCGTGAGCAAGGAAGGGGCCGCAGACCTCGACTTCGTCGGGGGCGCCGCCACCTCGGCGATGGCCAGCTCGCGCGCCCTGGCCGACCACCTGAAGAAGGGCGAGGTCGAAGAGGTCATGGTCGAGTTCGACGAGGGGCCGATGCTGCTCGAGCCCATCCAGGCCTCGGGCGCCACCTACAGCCTGGTGCTGCTTCTGGCGGGGGCCCAGAACCTGGGCCGGGTGCGCTTCCAGCTCAAGAAGGTGCGTGCCCGTCTGCAGGAGGCGCTGGCGTGA
- a CDS encoding roadblock/LC7 domain-containing protein: protein MSWLSELEALPSVRRAVLAGMDGLVIESVGRGGLSDSVMAAEMAALVRAMQGITGALGEDLRRFTLATASYEILAVCFEGYCLGALIERGGERAVVGQTLTNLAMRLVDQL, encoded by the coding sequence GTGAGCTGGCTCAGTGAACTGGAAGCCCTTCCCTCGGTGCGCCGCGCCGTTTTGGCCGGTATGGACGGACTGGTCATCGAGTCGGTGGGGCGCGGCGGCCTGTCGGACTCGGTGATGGCGGCGGAGATGGCCGCCCTGGTGCGGGCCATGCAGGGCATCACCGGCGCTTTGGGCGAGGACCTGCGCCGGTTCACCCTGGCGACGGCGAGCTACGAGATCCTCGCCGTCTGCTTCGAGGGCTACTGCCTGGGCGCGCTGATCGAGCGCGGCGGCGAGCGCGCCGTGGTGGGGCAGACGCTGACGAACCTGGCCATGCGCCTGGTGGATCAGCTGTAG
- a CDS encoding roadblock/LC7 domain-containing protein — protein MREFEAVLSNLVVEVGGLYAAALGGVDGLMIEGFSRAQAVDLESAVAEHAGLLRATRERYAATMSTPAIQEWLAVGDPIVGYVRPISDEYFLLCVASPEVNLGQLRLKATQAADVLKGVLS, from the coding sequence ATGCGAGAGTTCGAAGCCGTTCTGAGCAACCTGGTCGTCGAGGTGGGCGGGCTCTACGCCGCCGCCCTGGGCGGCGTCGACGGCTTGATGATCGAGGGGTTTTCGCGTGCGCAGGCCGTCGATCTGGAAAGCGCCGTGGCGGAGCACGCCGGCCTCTTGCGGGCGACGCGTGAGCGCTACGCGGCCACGATGAGCACCCCGGCGATCCAGGAGTGGCTGGCCGTGGGCGACCCGATCGTCGGGTACGTGAGGCCGATCAGCGACGAATACTTCCTGCTCTGCGTGGCCAGCCCCGAGGTCAACCTCGGGCAGCTGCGGCTCAAGGCGACGCAGGCGGCGGATGTGCTGAAGGGGGTGCTGTCGTGA
- the recR gene encoding recombination mediator RecR, whose translation MRYPDRLLALIRALARLPGVGPKSAQKLGLHLAQNKAEAAELAQALEEVRRHVGVCERCGNLAEGPLCPVCADPARDAGVIAVVETAADVLAIEKSGEYTGVYHVLGGALNPLEGVGPEQLRVESLLERARSAREVILATSMTVEGEATAAYLSERLAGGPAKLSRPAYGLPVGGTLEYVDEVTLARALAHRQPVSE comes from the coding sequence TTGAGGTACCCCGACCGGCTGCTCGCCCTGATCCGGGCGCTGGCCCGGCTTCCCGGCGTGGGTCCCAAGAGCGCCCAGAAGCTGGGCCTTCATCTGGCGCAGAACAAGGCCGAGGCGGCGGAGCTGGCCCAGGCGCTGGAGGAGGTGCGGCGCCACGTGGGCGTGTGCGAACGCTGCGGCAACCTGGCCGAGGGGCCGCTCTGCCCGGTCTGCGCCGACCCCGCGCGCGACGCGGGGGTGATCGCCGTGGTCGAGACCGCGGCCGACGTGCTGGCCATCGAGAAGAGCGGGGAGTACACCGGGGTCTACCACGTCCTCGGCGGCGCGCTCAACCCGCTCGAGGGCGTGGGGCCCGAACAGCTGCGCGTCGAGAGCCTGCTCGAGCGGGCGCGCTCGGCGCGCGAGGTCATCCTGGCCACCTCGATGACCGTCGAGGGTGAGGCCACCGCCGCTTACCTGAGCGAACGGCTCGCCGGCGGTCCGGCGAAGCTGAGCCGGCCGGCGTACGGCCTTCCGGTCGGAGGTACTTTAGAATACGTGGACGAGGTAACGTTGGCCCGGGCGCTGGCGCACCGTCAACCCGTGTCCGAGTAG
- a CDS encoding YbaB/EbfC family nucleoid-associated protein, producing the protein MNFQKLLKEAKKAQQKAAEIQEKLAGMTVVGTAAGGLVEVTANGHGQIVAISLKPEAVDPDDVEALEDLLLVAVQDAQAKAAELSEKEMGGGLGQMGQMLGGLF; encoded by the coding sequence ATGAACTTTCAGAAACTGCTCAAAGAAGCGAAGAAAGCGCAGCAGAAAGCTGCTGAAATCCAGGAGAAGCTCGCCGGCATGACCGTCGTGGGCACCGCCGCCGGAGGGCTGGTGGAGGTGACGGCCAACGGCCACGGCCAGATCGTGGCCATCAGCCTCAAACCCGAGGCCGTGGACCCCGACGACGTGGAAGCCCTCGAGGACCTGCTGTTGGTGGCTGTGCAGGACGCCCAGGCCAAGGCCGCAGAGCTCTCGGAGAAGGAGATGGGCGGCGGCCTCGGGCAGATGGGGCAGATGCTGGGGGGCCTCTTTTGA
- the hemB gene encoding porphobilinogen synthase: MERPRRLRLRPSMRRLVREISLEPRHLVWPLFVHRGADPEPIASMPGQLRHSLDSLMTAAAEAVHLQLGGIMVFGVLPQEEKNATGSGAYAEDGLVQEAIRRIKAEHPDLLVMADTCLCEYTDHGHCGIVHEGTVDNDATLELLAKTAVSQARAGADVIAPSAMMDGQVAAIRAALDDAGFAGTPVLSYAVKYASAFYGPFRDAADSAPAFGDRSSYQMDPAGGYWDALREAEIDDREGADMLMVKPALPYLDVLPLLKQRFHKPLAAYHVSGEYAMVKAAALNGWIDERRVVLESLVALRRAGAQFVLTYFAPDAARWLLEG, from the coding sequence ATGGAACGCCCCCGCAGGTTGCGCCTACGCCCGAGCATGCGCCGGCTGGTACGCGAGATCAGCCTCGAGCCCCGTCACCTCGTCTGGCCGCTCTTCGTGCACCGCGGCGCCGATCCGGAGCCCATCGCCTCGATGCCGGGGCAGCTGCGGCACTCCCTGGACAGCCTGATGACCGCCGCCGCCGAGGCGGTGCACCTGCAGCTCGGCGGCATCATGGTCTTCGGCGTGCTCCCGCAGGAGGAGAAGAACGCCACCGGCAGCGGCGCCTACGCCGAGGACGGCCTGGTGCAGGAGGCCATCCGCCGCATCAAGGCCGAACACCCGGACCTGCTCGTCATGGCGGACACCTGCCTTTGCGAGTACACCGATCACGGCCACTGCGGCATCGTGCACGAAGGAACCGTGGACAACGACGCCACGCTCGAGCTCCTGGCCAAGACGGCCGTGAGCCAGGCCCGCGCGGGGGCCGACGTGATCGCCCCCAGCGCCATGATGGACGGACAGGTGGCCGCGATCCGCGCCGCCCTCGACGACGCAGGGTTCGCGGGCACCCCCGTCCTTTCGTACGCGGTCAAGTACGCGTCGGCCTTCTACGGCCCCTTCCGCGACGCCGCCGACAGCGCGCCCGCCTTCGGCGACCGCAGCAGCTACCAGATGGACCCTGCGGGCGGGTACTGGGACGCCCTGCGCGAGGCCGAGATCGACGACCGGGAGGGGGCCGACATGCTCATGGTCAAGCCGGCCCTCCCCTACCTGGACGTGCTGCCGCTGCTCAAACAGCGTTTCCACAAACCGCTGGCGGCCTACCACGTCTCCGGCGAGTACGCCATGGTCAAGGCCGCCGCCTTGAACGGCTGGATCGACGAGCGCCGGGTGGTGCTCGAGTCGCTCGTCGCCCTGCGCCGCGCCGGGGCCCAGTTCGTGCTCACCTACTTCGCCCCGGACGCCGCCCGCTGGCTGCTCGAGGGCTAG
- a CDS encoding 4Fe-4S binding protein encodes MRIDLLRLPIVGRFVRWRYSRFALQLPLLLLAALAIYDGFVGRQLAPKNLATVSVWLHYRGLLVLVIAVLGNLFCSACPLMLTRGLTERLRRFAPRLSWPLALRNKYFVIAFTLVYLFAYEYFDLWASPWLTAWLMVGYFGAALVIDTLFPAGTFCKYVCPLGNFNFTLSTASPTRIGVRDRQVCLDCEGHYCVNGRVDAAEGPLPLAFNTDAEGTRYPGCETKLYAPQIESNFDCTLCFNCVRACPYDNVTWETRSPAREWTGARYRLDYVFLGLLLFFAGFMNAFAMIPAYYDLAEKAAALLRTQSEALLLMLAFVLWVGAGLGLTWLVARLSDRIAGLRDPGLAPLRRWGAAFLPLTFAMWAGHYAYHFLTGWATIVPVTQQALGNLGLPVGEPNWQLAALVPENLLYPLQVGILYLGLMGSAYAVFARARKLGRLRAALPMFAYLVLLVVLTLWVLAQPMEMRGTLLDPGSQPGGLK; translated from the coding sequence TTGCGAATCGACCTGTTGCGACTGCCCATCGTCGGACGATTCGTCCGTTGGCGCTACAGCCGTTTTGCGCTGCAGCTGCCCCTGCTGCTGCTCGCCGCGCTGGCCATCTACGACGGCTTCGTCGGCCGGCAGCTGGCGCCCAAGAACCTGGCGACCGTGTCGGTTTGGCTGCACTATCGGGGGCTGCTGGTCCTGGTCATCGCGGTGCTCGGCAACCTGTTCTGCAGCGCCTGCCCGCTGATGCTGACCCGCGGGCTCACGGAGCGGCTGCGCCGGTTCGCGCCCCGGCTTTCCTGGCCGCTGGCGCTGCGGAACAAGTACTTCGTCATCGCCTTTACCTTGGTCTACCTCTTCGCCTACGAATACTTCGACCTCTGGGCCAGCCCCTGGTTGACGGCGTGGTTGATGGTCGGCTACTTCGGTGCGGCGCTGGTGATCGACACGCTGTTCCCCGCAGGCACGTTTTGCAAGTACGTGTGCCCGCTGGGCAACTTCAACTTCACCCTCTCCACCGCCAGCCCCACCCGCATCGGCGTCCGGGACCGCCAGGTCTGCCTGGACTGCGAAGGGCACTACTGCGTCAACGGCCGGGTGGACGCCGCCGAAGGGCCGTTGCCGCTGGCTTTCAACACCGATGCCGAGGGCACTCGCTACCCGGGTTGCGAGACCAAGCTGTACGCCCCGCAGATCGAGAGCAACTTCGACTGCACCCTCTGCTTCAACTGCGTGCGCGCCTGCCCCTACGACAACGTGACCTGGGAGACGCGCAGCCCCGCCCGCGAGTGGACGGGCGCACGTTATCGCCTGGACTACGTTTTCCTTGGGCTGCTGCTCTTCTTTGCCGGGTTCATGAACGCGTTCGCGATGATCCCCGCGTACTACGACCTGGCCGAGAAGGCCGCGGCGCTGCTGCGGACGCAAAGCGAAGCGTTGCTGCTGATGCTGGCCTTCGTGCTCTGGGTGGGCGCGGGTCTGGGGCTGACGTGGCTGGTGGCCCGCCTCTCCGACCGCATCGCGGGTTTGCGCGACCCCGGACTCGCCCCGCTGCGCCGGTGGGGGGCGGCCTTTCTGCCGCTGACCTTCGCCATGTGGGCCGGGCACTACGCCTACCACTTCCTGACGGGTTGGGCCACGATCGTTCCCGTGACGCAGCAGGCGCTGGGCAACCTGGGCCTGCCCGTGGGGGAGCCCAACTGGCAGCTCGCCGCGTTGGTGCCGGAGAACCTGCTCTACCCTCTGCAGGTGGGGATCCTCTACCTGGGCCTGATGGGTTCGGCCTACGCGGTCTTCGCCCGCGCGCGCAAGCTCGGCCGCCTCCGCGCGGCGTTGCCGATGTTCGCCTACCTGGTGTTGTTGGTGGTCTTGACGCTTTGGGTGCTGGCGCAGCCCATGGAGATGCGCGGCACGTTGCTGGATCCGGGAAGCCAGCCGGGAGGGTTGAAATGA
- a CDS encoding acyl-CoA thioesterase gives MSPVDPLAEFPIVVEVDVRYRDLDTFNHVNNAVYLTYFEQARVAYFAELGWTSRDDSVVVARAEVNYRRAIVLGQKVRVGCRVARFGNKSYTMEYLVLADGEPAADGVTVQAYVAGGRGAPLPDELKQRILAVEARVGRKPA, from the coding sequence ATGAGCCCCGTGGACCCGCTCGCCGAATTTCCCATCGTGGTCGAGGTGGACGTACGTTACCGCGACCTCGACACCTTCAACCACGTCAACAACGCCGTGTACCTCACCTACTTCGAGCAGGCCCGGGTGGCCTACTTTGCGGAGCTGGGGTGGACCTCTCGGGACGACAGCGTCGTGGTGGCGCGCGCCGAGGTGAACTACCGGCGCGCCATCGTGCTGGGGCAGAAGGTCCGGGTCGGTTGCCGCGTCGCCCGCTTCGGAAACAAGAGCTACACGATGGAGTACCTGGTTCTCGCCGACGGCGAACCCGCTGCGGACGGTGTAACCGTGCAGGCCTACGTCGCCGGCGGACGCGGGGCGCCCCTGCCCGACGAACTAAAACAACGCATCCTCGCCGTCGAGGCACGGGTAGGGCGCAAACCCGCCTAG
- a CDS encoding GIY-YIG nuclease family protein: MEPAVYILASRKNGVLYIGVTAVLKRRVWEHKEGIGSAFTRRYGVHKLVYFEAHPTMESAISREKQLKNWKRAWKIALIESANPDWDDLWGEL; this comes from the coding sequence ATGGAACCAGCGGTTTATATCCTTGCGAGCCGGAAAAACGGGGTGCTATACATCGGCGTTACCGCTGTACTCAAACGGCGTGTTTGGGAGCACAAAGAGGGCATTGGATCTGCGTTCACCAGGAGGTACGGCGTCCACAAACTGGTGTACTTCGAAGCGCACCCCACCATGGAATCGGCCATCTCCCGCGAGAAGCAGCTCAAGAATTGGAAGCGCGCCTGGAAGATTGCTCTCATCGAATCCGCCAACCCCGATTGGGACGACCTCTGGGGAGAGCTCTGA
- a CDS encoding tetratricopeptide repeat protein produces the protein MIVLPSLGPLHLTQPRYNAVSLLRQVEHRSPQVVYLASYSPEGLEAKVWRDQQDLALFVLEPWAARRGVGLVALGERAEALQAEAEHFLEYLGSMPRGEEAKRRFTEADRQIVEYLSVPRLPEEYASESFLSGLRERLGAVRELAGEGPATGFREERMAAVAARLAEMDTDAAVVLVDVLDYPVLLERLGAAVGPVPLEPNEAERARAVMDRAWRLEEDDAWGNLLGQLMEIGEAEARFLAAQVYLAAGQAEDAVRLMEEVSRGDFSTPEYLPGYLLARLGQLYDLTGQRDRALRAYRGVLALSWAPAEAREIAAAGLRTPFRPNPEG, from the coding sequence ATGATCGTGCTTCCCAGCCTGGGCCCGCTGCACCTGACCCAGCCTCGTTACAACGCCGTAAGCCTGCTGCGCCAGGTGGAACACCGCAGCCCGCAGGTCGTCTACCTCGCTTCGTACAGCCCCGAGGGCCTCGAGGCCAAGGTCTGGCGTGACCAGCAGGACCTCGCGCTCTTCGTGCTCGAGCCGTGGGCGGCCCGCCGGGGGGTTGGGCTCGTGGCCCTGGGGGAGCGCGCGGAAGCCCTGCAAGCCGAAGCCGAGCACTTTCTCGAATACCTGGGCAGCATGCCCCGTGGCGAGGAGGCCAAGCGGCGCTTTACCGAGGCCGACCGCCAGATCGTCGAATACCTCTCCGTACCGCGTTTGCCGGAGGAGTACGCCTCCGAAAGCTTCCTGTCCGGTTTGCGTGAGCGCTTGGGTGCCGTACGCGAACTCGCGGGGGAGGGGCCCGCAACCGGTTTTCGCGAAGAGCGCATGGCGGCGGTTGCGGCCCGGCTCGCCGAGATGGACACGGACGCCGCGGTCGTTCTCGTCGACGTGCTCGACTACCCGGTCCTGCTCGAGCGCCTTGGGGCGGCCGTGGGGCCGGTTCCCCTCGAGCCCAACGAGGCCGAGCGTGCGCGCGCGGTGATGGACAGGGCCTGGCGGCTCGAGGAAGACGACGCATGGGGCAACCTTCTGGGCCAGCTGATGGAAATCGGGGAGGCGGAGGCCCGCTTCCTGGCGGCGCAGGTCTACCTGGCCGCCGGACAGGCCGAAGACGCGGTGCGGCTCATGGAAGAGGTTTCGCGCGGCGACTTTTCGACGCCGGAATACCTTCCGGGTTACCTGCTCGCACGCCTGGGCCAGCTCTACGACCTGACCGGGCAGCGGGACCGCGCCTTGAGGGCCTACCGCGGGGTGCTCGCCCTCTCCTGGGCCCCTGCGGAGGCGCGCGAGATCGCCGCGGCCGGGCTGCGAACACCCTTCCGCCCGAACCCGGAAGGCTAG
- a CDS encoding HD-GYP domain-containing protein, producing MFWGALFAWAQFAEVKLLAYASFSHLFIFVLAAIIIFPPWVVPLLIFLFYINPSIFNLTKEDFSYTWYKDFFNRLQSLLAAAGAAFVFTFIYNNIPIYISDVNITQMVAIILASIANFIINISLVSLAVHISTRMPIKDIWFHNFGWIVFSYMLMTPVSLLLARLYNANPPLLGNWGGWAVILFLIPLYYARFHWDEVVKLREAFNKTVDLLSNTIDAKDSHTFLHSERVTAIASALARAYGLDAAQVNTIEKGSRIHDIGKIGIPDAVLFKPGSLTEEEYNIIKKHPEYGVRLLEPASEYLSETFDIIKYHHERWDGRGYPEGLAGQEIPLWARIVGLADAYEAMTAGRPYQKAKTPEDALREIEDLAGIQFDPKLVRLFREIWETNPAWRDREVFLRLYSSKVPSLESSSPPSLEREPETSQKSS from the coding sequence TTGTTTTGGGGCGCTCTGTTTGCATGGGCACAGTTTGCTGAGGTTAAGCTTCTTGCATATGCAAGCTTTTCTCACTTATTTATCTTCGTCCTCGCTGCTATTATTATTTTCCCGCCATGGGTCGTTCCATTATTAATTTTTCTATTTTATATTAATCCTTCTATTTTTAATTTAACAAAAGAAGATTTTTCTTATACTTGGTATAAAGATTTTTTTAACAGATTGCAATCGTTATTGGCGGCCGCAGGTGCAGCATTTGTATTTACTTTTATTTACAATAATATACCAATTTATATTAGTGACGTTAATATAACTCAAATGGTAGCAATTATATTAGCATCTATTGCTAATTTTATTATTAATATCTCCTTGGTGTCGCTAGCTGTGCATATAAGTACAAGGATGCCAATAAAGGATATTTGGTTTCATAACTTTGGATGGATTGTTTTTAGCTACATGTTGATGACGCCTGTTTCTTTACTTTTGGCAAGGCTATACAACGCAAACCCGCCATTGCTTGGGAACTGGGGTGGCTGGGCCGTTATCCTTTTCCTCATCCCCCTCTACTACGCCCGGTTCCACTGGGACGAGGTCGTCAAACTTCGCGAAGCCTTCAACAAGACCGTCGACCTGCTCTCGAACACGATCGACGCCAAGGACTCCCACACCTTCCTCCACTCGGAACGCGTCACCGCCATCGCCTCGGCCCTGGCCCGCGCCTACGGGCTGGATGCCGCTCAGGTCAACACCATCGAGAAAGGCTCGCGCATCCACGACATCGGCAAGATCGGCATCCCCGACGCCGTCCTCTTCAAACCGGGCTCGCTGACGGAAGAAGAGTACAACATCATCAAGAAGCACCCCGAGTACGGCGTGCGCCTGCTCGAGCCCGCTTCCGAATACCTGAGCGAGACCTTCGACATCATCAAGTACCACCATGAACGCTGGGACGGCCGCGGCTACCCCGAAGGCCTCGCAGGGCAGGAGATCCCCCTGTGGGCGCGTATCGTCGGGCTGGCGGACGCCTACGAGGCCATGACGGCCGGCCGGCCTTACCAAAAGGCCAAGACCCCCGAAGACGCCCTACGCGAGATCGAAGACCTGGCCGGCATCCAGTTCGACCCCAAACTCGTCCGCCTGTTCCGGGAGATCTGGGAGACCAACCCCGCTTGGCGCGACAGGGAGGTGTTCCTACGACTCTATTCCTCGAAAGTGCCCTCGTTGGAGTCTTCCTCGCCGCCCTCTTTGGAGCGCGAGCCCGAGACTTCGCAGAAATCGAGCTGA
- a CDS encoding DUF5317 domain-containing protein, whose protein sequence is MAWSTSTGWIAPQVAAPIAKTAVVVLVGYGLWQNRHLRTIWLAAFGLLLNTIAMTANGGQMPVSADALIAAGLEGFLRFMQTSSDAVHNLIGPDTRLWFLTDVIPLPWFKKVISPGDAFLFIAVLLFFPEATQRVIRNRRA, encoded by the coding sequence CTGGCGTGGTCCACTTCCACGGGCTGGATCGCGCCGCAGGTGGCGGCCCCCATCGCCAAGACCGCGGTGGTCGTCCTGGTGGGCTACGGCCTGTGGCAGAACCGCCATCTGCGCACCATCTGGCTCGCAGCCTTCGGGCTTCTGCTGAACACCATCGCCATGACGGCCAACGGAGGGCAGATGCCGGTCTCGGCCGACGCGTTGATCGCGGCAGGGCTGGAAGGGTTCCTGCGCTTCATGCAGACCTCGAGCGACGCGGTGCACAACTTGATCGGCCCGGATACGCGGCTGTGGTTCCTCACGGACGTCATCCCCCTCCCCTGGTTCAAGAAGGTGATCAGCCCGGGCGACGCGTTCCTGTTCATTGCGGTGCTGTTGTTCTTCCCCGAGGCCACCCAGCGGGTCATCCGCAACCGGCGCGCCTGA
- a CDS encoding isocitrate/isopropylmalate dehydrogenase family protein, translating into MENRVYKITLIEGDGIGHEVIPAARTVLEATGLSFVFDEAEAGWETFERIGTSVPEETVEKIERSDATLFGAATSPTKKVEGFFGAIRYLRRRLDLFANVRPAKYHPVPGATPGTDLIVVRENTEGLYVEQERRYARGRVAIADRVITYDASYRIVEFALELAERRRGQLALVHKANVLPLSDGLFLEAAYDAAKRHPTVEIEEVIVDACAMRLVRDPSQFDVLVMENLFGDIISDLTAGLVGGLGIAPSGNIGERAAIFEPVHGSAPDIAGKGIANPTATILSAAMMLDHLGESRVARVIEEAVDRVLESGPRTPDLGGRATTQEFAEAVAAKVQELLSA; encoded by the coding sequence ATGGAGAACCGCGTGTACAAGATCACCCTCATCGAAGGCGACGGCATCGGCCACGAAGTCATCCCCGCGGCACGCACCGTGCTCGAAGCCACCGGACTGAGCTTCGTCTTCGACGAAGCGGAGGCCGGCTGGGAAACCTTCGAGCGAATAGGCACCTCGGTGCCCGAAGAAACGGTGGAGAAGATCGAACGCTCCGACGCCACCCTGTTCGGGGCGGCGACGAGCCCCACCAAGAAGGTCGAGGGCTTCTTCGGAGCGATCCGCTACCTGCGGCGCCGCCTCGACCTGTTCGCCAACGTGCGCCCGGCCAAGTACCACCCCGTGCCCGGCGCGACCCCGGGTACCGACCTGATCGTGGTGCGTGAAAACACCGAGGGGCTGTACGTCGAGCAGGAGCGGCGCTACGCCCGGGGGCGCGTGGCCATCGCCGACCGCGTCATCACCTACGACGCCTCGTACCGGATCGTGGAGTTCGCCCTCGAGCTGGCCGAGCGCCGCCGCGGGCAGCTGGCGCTGGTGCACAAGGCCAACGTGCTGCCGCTTTCCGACGGCCTCTTCCTCGAGGCTGCCTACGACGCCGCGAAGCGCCACCCCACCGTGGAGATCGAAGAGGTCATCGTCGACGCCTGCGCCATGAGGCTGGTGCGCGACCCCAGCCAGTTCGACGTGCTGGTGATGGAGAACCTTTTCGGGGACATCATCTCCGACCTCACCGCGGGGCTGGTCGGCGGCCTTGGCATCGCCCCTTCCGGCAACATCGGGGAGCGGGCGGCGATCTTCGAGCCCGTGCACGGCTCGGCCCCCGACATCGCCGGGAAGGGCATCGCCAACCCTACGGCCACCATCCTTTCGGCGGCGATGATGCTCGACCACCTGGGAGAAAGCCGTGTGGCGCGCGTCATCGAGGAAGCCGTGGACCGCGTCCTCGAATCGGGGCCGCGCACCCCGGACCTGGGCGGCAGGGCGACGACGCAGGAATTTGCTGAAGCCGTTGCAGCCAAAGTGCAGGAGCTCCTTTCGGCATGA
- the pilM gene encoding type IV pilus assembly protein PilM: MRNLLNRWLQPRIEALGLEIGAGNLKLVEISGSPPTLKGYAIRPTPHGAIHGGNIVEPSAIAAELREMMAEMQTRKRYVVAGVSNLAVITRIIQVPKMGERELEEAIHWEAERYIPFPIDEVVLDFAPLDPPSEVPDDSQLDVVIAAARLETITQLVETLKEANLEPVVLDVKPFAGLRTVEDYLNGGGNEGNEPITVFLEVGAESSSLVLTRGNRLLMNRNLNISGNDFTEAISKSFGLDFSSAEEVKRDFGLATIPTEDEESLLDFDAERERFNPARMYDAIRPVLVDFTTELRRSLEFFRVQVGDIHIDKGYISGGGSKLRGLPGILGEALGLQLDPVNPWAALQINESQFDVSDLHRLSPEFTVPVGLGLRGVDPLD; encoded by the coding sequence GTGCGAAATCTATTAAACCGATGGTTGCAACCGCGTATCGAGGCGTTGGGTCTCGAAATAGGTGCGGGCAACCTGAAACTCGTCGAGATCAGCGGGTCACCCCCGACGCTGAAGGGTTACGCGATCCGCCCGACGCCGCACGGCGCGATCCACGGCGGCAACATCGTAGAACCCAGTGCGATCGCGGCCGAGCTGCGCGAGATGATGGCCGAAATGCAGACCCGCAAGCGCTACGTGGTGGCCGGGGTGTCGAACCTGGCGGTCATCACCCGCATCATCCAGGTGCCCAAGATGGGCGAGCGCGAGCTCGAAGAGGCCATCCACTGGGAAGCCGAGCGGTACATCCCCTTCCCCATCGACGAAGTCGTGCTGGACTTCGCACCCTTGGATCCCCCCTCCGAGGTTCCCGACGACAGCCAGCTCGACGTCGTCATCGCCGCGGCCCGGCTCGAGACCATCACCCAGCTCGTCGAGACGCTGAAGGAGGCCAACCTCGAGCCCGTGGTCCTCGACGTGAAACCCTTCGCGGGGCTGCGCACCGTGGAGGACTACCTCAACGGCGGCGGCAACGAGGGCAACGAGCCCATCACGGTCTTCCTCGAGGTGGGCGCCGAGTCCTCCTCGCTGGTCCTTACGCGCGGCAACCGCCTGCTCATGAACCGCAACCTCAACATCTCGGGCAACGACTTCACCGAGGCCATCTCCAAATCCTTCGGCCTCGATTTTTCGAGCGCCGAGGAGGTCAAGCGCGACTTCGGTCTGGCCACGATCCCCACGGAGGACGAGGAGTCGCTGCTCGACTTCGACGCCGAGCGCGAGCGCTTCAACCCCGCCCGGATGTACGACGCCATCCGCCCGGTCCTGGTCGACTTCACTACGGAGCTGCGCCGCAGCCTCGAGTTCTTCCGGGTCCAGGTGGGCGACATCCACATCGACAAGGGCTACATCTCCGGCGGCGGCAGCAAGCTGCGCGGCCTCCCGGGCATCCTCGGCGAAGCGCTGGGGTTGCAGCTCGACCCGGTGAACCCCTGGGCCGCGCTCCAGATCAACGAGTCGCAGTTCGACGTTTCGGACCTGCACCGGCTGTCCCCGGAGTTCACGGTGCCCGTGGGTCTGGGCCTGAGGGGGGTGGATCCGCTTGATTAG